One genomic segment of Paenibacillus xylanexedens includes these proteins:
- a CDS encoding YqeG family HAD IIIA-type phosphatase yields MFKMLMPKLRVDTVFDINLEELYAQGYRGIITDLDNTLVGAKAPDATPELIEWFARVKEAGFKLMIVSNNNLNRVSLFATPLDIQFVHSARKPSNVPFRRAMKMMELSPENTIVVGDQMLTDVYGGNRMGLYTVLVLPISIGDEGFMTRFNRRVERIALTSLRRKGLWLEEEKKK; encoded by the coding sequence TTGTTTAAAATGTTAATGCCCAAGCTGCGTGTAGACACGGTTTTTGACATTAATCTGGAAGAGCTGTACGCTCAAGGCTACCGTGGAATTATAACTGATCTGGATAACACACTCGTTGGAGCCAAAGCCCCTGACGCTACGCCCGAACTGATTGAATGGTTTGCACGTGTGAAAGAGGCAGGTTTCAAGCTGATGATTGTGTCCAATAACAATTTGAATCGTGTATCCCTGTTTGCGACCCCGCTGGATATCCAGTTTGTGCATAGTGCACGCAAACCATCGAATGTACCGTTTCGTAGAGCAATGAAAATGATGGAGTTATCTCCTGAAAACACGATTGTAGTAGGCGATCAGATGCTTACGGACGTTTATGGAGGGAACCGGATGGGGTTATATACCGTTCTGGTACTGCCAATCTCCATTGGGGACGAAGGATTTATGACCCGCTTCAATCGACGCGTGGAACGGATTGCTCTAACGAGTTTACGCAGGAAAGGCTTATGGCTTGAGGAGGAAAAGAAGAAATGA
- the yqeH gene encoding ribosome biogenesis GTPase YqeH, giving the protein MTEPHNGNLAVRCSGCGVHLQTENSELPGFIPEKALDREPVICQRCFRIKNYNESSSVTVDQDEFLALLSKIGDKDALVIHIVDLFDFDGSIISGLQRFVGNNPVLLAVNKTDLLPKVTNWNKVRNWVQKQAKEQGLRTVDVVLCSAKQNQGFDRLLELVGTYREDRDVYVVGGTNVGKSTLINRLIRDYSDLEQELTTSRYPGTTLDMVNIPLDDGKYIIDTPGIVYPWRFSEIVSRKDLAAIMPEKPLKPAVYQLNSGQTLFFGGMARFDFVEGDRQSFTCFISTALDIHRTKLERADDLYRDHLGELLSPPTREDAAEMAEWTRHEFRIKRGSQSDVFISGLGWIKVNGDIGALVAVHAPKGIRVQIRPSLI; this is encoded by the coding sequence ATGACAGAACCGCATAACGGCAATCTTGCCGTAAGGTGCAGCGGATGCGGCGTGCATCTGCAAACAGAAAATTCGGAATTACCAGGGTTTATCCCCGAGAAGGCATTGGATCGTGAACCGGTTATATGCCAGCGCTGCTTCCGCATCAAAAACTACAATGAGTCATCATCCGTTACGGTGGATCAGGACGAATTCCTGGCGCTGCTTAGCAAAATCGGGGATAAGGATGCACTTGTCATCCATATCGTTGATTTGTTTGACTTTGATGGCAGTATTATCTCCGGTCTGCAACGTTTTGTAGGCAACAATCCGGTATTGCTTGCTGTGAACAAAACGGACTTGCTTCCGAAAGTAACCAACTGGAACAAGGTTCGCAACTGGGTACAGAAGCAAGCCAAAGAACAAGGTTTGCGTACCGTCGATGTAGTCTTGTGCAGTGCAAAGCAAAATCAGGGCTTCGACCGACTGCTTGAGCTTGTAGGAACGTATCGCGAAGATCGTGACGTGTACGTGGTAGGCGGTACCAATGTGGGTAAATCCACACTGATTAACCGTCTGATTCGTGATTACAGCGATCTGGAGCAGGAACTGACCACATCCCGTTATCCGGGAACAACGCTGGATATGGTGAACATTCCGTTGGATGATGGAAAATATATCATTGATACGCCTGGAATCGTGTATCCATGGCGTTTCAGCGAGATTGTTTCACGTAAGGATCTCGCTGCCATCATGCCGGAAAAACCGCTTAAACCGGCTGTGTATCAGTTAAACTCCGGTCAGACGTTGTTCTTCGGCGGCATGGCTCGATTTGACTTTGTGGAAGGTGATCGCCAGTCGTTCACTTGTTTTATCAGCACTGCGCTTGATATTCACCGGACGAAGCTGGAACGTGCAGATGATCTGTACCGCGACCACCTGGGAGAATTGTTGTCTCCGCCAACCCGTGAGGATGCAGCAGAGATGGCTGAATGGACCAGACATGAATTCCGCATCAAACGCGGCAGTCAATCGGATGTATTCATCTCGGGTCTGGGCTGGATTAAGGTTAATGGCGATATTGGAGCGCTTGTTGCTGTTCATGCTCCAAAAGGCATTCGTGTACAGATCCGCCCATCCTTGATCTAG
- the aroE gene encoding shikimate dehydrogenase, with amino-acid sequence MSEQNKFNSSLPVLLGVMGDPIAHSKSPAMHNAALHAAGVNGMYMPLHVHPDQLEAAVRGIVALGYRGVNVTIPHKEQVMQYLDVIDESARLIGAVNTIVNEGGTLTGYNTDGIGYVRSLKEEAVPELAGKRIAVLGAGGAARGVIYALALEKPERIHILNRTADRAIALASDLRGHGLGEISGSGMEDVATVLAMADIVINTTAAGMHPYVDDVPVDPTLIREGAAVSDLIYNPLETRLLRESRMRGCTVHGGLGMFVYQGAVAFEHWLGIPAPVETMRRAVLNSFEV; translated from the coding sequence ATGTCTGAGCAGAACAAATTCAACTCTTCACTTCCCGTGTTGCTTGGTGTTATGGGTGATCCTATTGCTCACTCCAAGTCTCCGGCAATGCACAATGCGGCTCTGCATGCTGCAGGAGTGAATGGAATGTATATGCCACTGCATGTTCATCCGGATCAACTGGAAGCGGCCGTTCGCGGAATTGTGGCACTGGGCTATCGTGGTGTTAATGTCACCATCCCGCACAAAGAGCAGGTGATGCAGTATCTGGATGTGATCGATGAAAGTGCTCGCCTGATTGGTGCGGTGAATACCATCGTCAATGAAGGTGGAACACTGACAGGGTACAATACGGATGGTATAGGCTATGTCCGCTCCCTGAAGGAAGAGGCTGTGCCTGAGCTTGCTGGTAAACGTATTGCTGTACTCGGAGCAGGAGGAGCAGCGAGAGGTGTCATATATGCACTTGCACTGGAGAAGCCTGAGCGGATCCATATCCTAAACCGTACAGCGGACAGGGCTATTGCACTTGCTTCGGATTTGCGGGGGCATGGCTTGGGAGAAATCTCGGGCAGTGGCATGGAAGACGTTGCGACGGTACTGGCTATGGCTGATATCGTGATTAACACAACCGCTGCAGGAATGCACCCGTATGTTGATGACGTACCGGTTGATCCCACACTGATCCGTGAAGGCGCAGCGGTGAGTGATCTGATCTACAATCCGCTGGAGACCCGTCTGCTTCGAGAATCGCGGATGCGAGGATGCACGGTGCACGGTGGTCTGGGTATGTTTGTATACCAAGGCGCAGTGGCCTTTGAACATTGGCTCGGCATTCCGGCTCCTGTGGAGACGATGAGACGAGCAGTACTAAACAGTTTTGAAGTGTGA
- the yqeK gene encoding bis(5'-nucleosyl)-tetraphosphatase (symmetrical) YqeK, with product MALSREELIQAVSGQMPEKRWKHTLGVMESSVMLAEKYGADPVKADLAAILHDVAKYWPVAEMEAVIRDNGLNQELLQHDKQLWHSEVGAFVAERDYGVEDSEVINAIRWHTSGRVGMSLLDKVVCLADYIEPGRDFPGVDHIREQAERSLEEGLIAGFDSTISLLISQRRVIYPLTMLSRNDLIAQL from the coding sequence ATGGCACTAAGCCGTGAGGAACTGATTCAAGCCGTATCCGGACAAATGCCGGAAAAACGCTGGAAGCATACACTGGGTGTAATGGAATCGTCAGTGATGTTGGCTGAAAAATACGGTGCTGATCCTGTGAAAGCAGATCTGGCAGCGATATTGCATGATGTGGCGAAGTACTGGCCCGTAGCGGAGATGGAAGCGGTCATCCGTGATAACGGATTAAACCAGGAACTTCTGCAGCATGACAAGCAACTCTGGCATTCCGAAGTCGGTGCTTTTGTAGCCGAGCGAGATTACGGTGTAGAAGATTCCGAAGTTATTAATGCCATCCGGTGGCATACCTCGGGTCGGGTAGGCATGAGCTTGCTGGACAAAGTGGTATGTCTTGCCGATTACATTGAACCGGGACGAGATTTCCCGGGAGTGGATCACATTCGCGAACAGGCTGAACGTAGTCTGGAGGAAGGTTTAATTGCCGGATTCGATTCGACGATCAGCTTGCTGATCTCGCAACGACGTGTCATTTATCCTTTGACTATGCTGTCGCGGAATGACTTAATTGCACAATTATAG
- a CDS encoding phosphotransferase family protein produces the protein MESTYKTRLTSEQLNAIIEQHFSASIQDYKEMVDGWANHAYLITLSDVQRVVLKIAPSASTNVMRCEQDLMIAEVEALRLISELQDVPIPQVLAYDDSLTMASARYFIMEYMSGTPYNQVKDQYSAEEQEAVEQQLGRYNRRINEIKGEKFGYFSEHKQRYSTWKEAFMNLMDDILTDGEEAGITFSIDYPELRRLIEDKSDALNDVKEPVLVSWDLWDGNVLVDKGRITAIIDFERSLWADPLMEHYFSHFNYTPGFVKGYGHAITTESELKRRSLYDLYFDLVLRIECAYRQYDNQEHVNWTIHNLEEGIERFRLS, from the coding sequence GTGGAAAGTACATATAAAACAAGACTTACGTCAGAACAACTGAATGCCATAATAGAGCAGCATTTCTCTGCGAGTATACAGGACTACAAGGAAATGGTGGATGGCTGGGCCAATCATGCATATCTCATCACACTTAGTGACGTACAGCGAGTGGTACTCAAAATTGCACCTTCGGCTTCGACCAATGTGATGCGTTGTGAGCAGGATCTCATGATTGCCGAGGTTGAGGCACTGCGACTCATCAGCGAGCTGCAAGATGTTCCCATACCCCAAGTACTAGCTTATGATGATTCGTTAACTATGGCTTCAGCGCGTTATTTTATCATGGAGTACATGTCTGGAACACCCTATAATCAGGTCAAGGATCAATATTCTGCGGAAGAGCAGGAAGCCGTTGAACAACAACTGGGGCGCTATAATCGTCGAATTAATGAAATCAAGGGTGAGAAGTTTGGATATTTCTCGGAGCACAAACAGCGATATTCCACATGGAAAGAAGCATTTATGAATCTGATGGATGACATTCTTACCGATGGGGAAGAAGCCGGAATTACATTTTCGATCGACTATCCTGAATTGAGACGCTTGATTGAAGATAAGTCGGATGCGCTTAACGATGTCAAAGAACCTGTGCTTGTCAGTTGGGATCTGTGGGATGGCAATGTGTTAGTAGACAAAGGTCGCATCACAGCGATTATTGATTTTGAACGTTCACTGTGGGCAGATCCTCTGATGGAGCATTATTTCAGTCATTTTAACTATACGCCCGGTTTTGTGAAAGGGTATGGGCATGCGATTACGACTGAAAGTGAGCTGAAAAGAAGAAGTCTCTATGACTTGTACTTTGATCTGGTGCTGCGCATTGAGTGCGCTTATCGTCAATATGATAATCAGGAACATGTGAATTGGACCATTCATAATCTGGAGGAAGGCATTGAGCGTTTTCGGTTATCTTGA
- the leuS gene encoding leucine--tRNA ligase, producing MSENNQPKHGYQPQVMEKSWQQYWDANKTFKTGEDPAKPKFYALDMFPYPSGSGLHVGHPEGYTATDIVSRYKRMRGYNVLHPMGWDAFGLPAEQHALDTGEHPRDITFRNIDNFRRQIKSLGFSYDWDREISTTDPEYYKWTQWIFIQLYNKGLAYVDEVAVNWCEALGTVLANEEVIDGKSERGGHPVVRKPMRQWVLRITEYAERLLEDLEELDWSESIKDMQRNWIGKSTGAEVVFAIEGREEVIKVFTTRADTLFGASFAVLAPEHELVEAITTDDQREAIQAYQEQASRKSDLERTDLAKDKTGVFTGAYAINPVNGAKLPIWIADYVLAGYGTGAVMAVPGHDARDWEFAKQFGLDIIEVIQGGDVTQEAYSGDGAHVNSDFLNGLNNEEAVAKMIAWLEENGKGQGKVTYRLRDWLFSRQRYWGEPIPILHLEDGTMKTVPEDQLPLLLPDIDQIKPSGTGESPLANVTEWVNTVDPETGMKARRETNTMPQWAGSCWYYLRFIDPHNDKELISKEKQQQWLPVDLYIGGAEHAVLHLLYARFWHKVLYDLGVVETKEPFHKLVNQGMILGTNNEKMSKSRGNVINPDEIVNEFGADTLRLYEMFMGPLEATKPWNANGVEGMHRFLSRVWRLFINEDTGAINDKITVDGGTDEFKRTAHKTIKKVTEDLEHLRFNTSISQLMIFINDAYKADTLPREAMEKFVQLLSPLAPHMAEELWSRLGHEGGISYVAWPEYDESMTVDAEVEIVVQVNGKIVTRATIAKDLDAQGMQDFTMELAPVKQALEGKTIRKVIAVPGKLVNIVAG from the coding sequence ATGAGTGAGAATAACCAGCCGAAACACGGCTATCAGCCACAAGTCATGGAAAAAAGTTGGCAGCAATATTGGGATGCAAATAAAACGTTTAAAACGGGTGAGGACCCTGCTAAACCGAAATTTTATGCACTGGATATGTTCCCTTATCCATCCGGTTCAGGTCTGCACGTAGGTCACCCGGAAGGATATACGGCAACGGATATCGTTTCCCGTTACAAACGTATGCGCGGTTACAACGTATTGCACCCAATGGGTTGGGATGCTTTCGGTCTGCCTGCTGAGCAGCATGCACTGGATACAGGTGAACATCCACGAGATATTACATTCCGTAATATTGACAATTTCCGTCGCCAGATCAAATCGCTCGGTTTCTCTTATGACTGGGATCGTGAGATCAGCACAACGGACCCTGAATACTATAAATGGACACAATGGATCTTTATCCAGCTGTACAATAAGGGCCTGGCTTATGTGGATGAAGTTGCAGTTAACTGGTGTGAAGCCCTTGGAACGGTACTTGCTAATGAAGAGGTTATTGATGGCAAGAGTGAACGTGGTGGACATCCGGTTGTACGCAAACCGATGCGTCAATGGGTTCTGAGAATTACCGAGTATGCAGAGCGTCTGTTGGAAGACCTGGAAGAGCTGGATTGGTCTGAAAGCATCAAGGATATGCAGCGCAACTGGATCGGTAAATCGACAGGTGCGGAAGTTGTATTTGCCATTGAGGGTCGCGAGGAAGTCATCAAGGTGTTCACTACCCGTGCGGACACATTGTTTGGTGCGAGCTTTGCAGTACTTGCTCCGGAACATGAATTGGTAGAAGCAATTACAACCGATGACCAACGTGAAGCGATTCAGGCTTATCAGGAGCAGGCTTCTCGTAAGAGTGATCTGGAACGTACAGATTTGGCCAAAGACAAAACAGGTGTATTCACTGGCGCTTATGCAATCAATCCCGTTAATGGTGCAAAACTGCCGATCTGGATTGCCGATTATGTTCTTGCAGGTTACGGTACAGGTGCGGTTATGGCAGTTCCGGGTCATGATGCACGCGACTGGGAATTTGCGAAGCAGTTCGGTCTGGATATCATCGAGGTTATTCAAGGCGGAGACGTTACACAAGAGGCATATTCGGGTGATGGCGCGCATGTGAATTCCGATTTCTTGAACGGACTGAATAATGAAGAAGCGGTTGCCAAGATGATTGCTTGGTTGGAAGAGAACGGTAAAGGACAAGGTAAAGTAACCTATCGTCTGCGCGATTGGCTGTTCAGCCGTCAGCGTTACTGGGGTGAGCCAATCCCGATTCTGCATCTGGAAGACGGAACGATGAAGACAGTACCGGAGGATCAACTTCCACTGCTGCTGCCTGATATCGACCAGATCAAACCTTCGGGTACTGGAGAATCACCGCTGGCGAATGTTACAGAGTGGGTGAATACGGTAGATCCGGAAACGGGAATGAAGGCACGTCGTGAGACTAACACCATGCCACAATGGGCGGGTAGCTGCTGGTATTACCTGCGCTTTATCGATCCACACAATGACAAGGAACTGATCTCCAAGGAGAAACAGCAACAGTGGCTGCCAGTTGATCTGTACATTGGCGGAGCAGAGCATGCGGTGCTTCACTTGCTGTACGCTCGTTTCTGGCACAAAGTGCTGTATGATCTGGGTGTTGTGGAGACCAAAGAACCTTTCCACAAATTGGTGAACCAAGGTATGATCCTGGGTACGAATAATGAGAAAATGAGTAAATCCCGTGGTAATGTCATTAACCCGGATGAAATCGTCAATGAATTCGGTGCAGATACATTGCGTCTGTACGAGATGTTCATGGGACCATTGGAAGCGACAAAACCGTGGAATGCAAACGGGGTTGAAGGCATGCACCGCTTCCTGTCACGTGTATGGCGTCTCTTCATTAACGAAGACACAGGAGCCATCAATGACAAGATTACGGTGGACGGTGGAACGGATGAGTTCAAACGGACTGCTCACAAAACGATCAAAAAAGTTACGGAAGATCTGGAACATCTGCGCTTCAACACTTCCATCAGCCAGCTGATGATTTTCATCAACGATGCATACAAAGCGGACACACTGCCTCGTGAAGCGATGGAGAAATTTGTGCAGCTGTTGTCACCACTGGCACCGCATATGGCAGAGGAACTGTGGAGCCGTTTGGGTCATGAAGGTGGAATCTCTTACGTGGCTTGGCCTGAATATGATGAGTCCATGACAGTGGATGCTGAAGTGGAAATCGTTGTTCAGGTAAATGGTAAAATTGTAACTCGTGCTACGATCGCGAAGGATCTGGATGCACAGGGTATGCAGGACTTTACGATGGAGCTGGCACCTGTTAAGCAGGCGCTGGAAGGCAAGACCATTCGCAAGGTCATTGCCGTTCCAGGCAAACTCGTTAATATTGTTGCCGGTTAA
- a CDS encoding nicotinate-nucleotide adenylyltransferase encodes MKIGIMGGTFDPIHMGHLLAAEAARDSHALDEIWFMPSHVPPHKRGAGASGQQRLDMTEAAVKGVQQYEVLGIEMELGGVSYTIDTMKELWRRHPEHEFYFIIGADMVNYLPKWEQIEELAERLTFIGVGRPGFQLHLDDLPDELQDRVLLAEMPLVDISSTAVRRRLAKGHSVRFMIPDEVHQYIVRSGLYGTKP; translated from the coding sequence GTGAAGATCGGCATCATGGGTGGTACGTTTGATCCGATCCACATGGGACACCTCCTGGCAGCTGAAGCGGCAAGGGACTCGCATGCACTGGATGAGATCTGGTTCATGCCTTCCCATGTTCCACCTCACAAACGCGGAGCCGGAGCTTCGGGACAGCAACGTCTCGATATGACGGAAGCGGCTGTGAAGGGTGTGCAGCAATATGAGGTACTGGGTATCGAGATGGAATTGGGTGGAGTGTCTTATACCATCGATACGATGAAGGAACTGTGGCGTCGCCATCCTGAACATGAATTTTATTTCATTATCGGGGCGGATATGGTGAACTATCTTCCCAAATGGGAGCAGATTGAAGAGCTTGCAGAACGCTTAACCTTTATTGGAGTTGGTCGGCCGGGCTTCCAGTTACATCTGGATGATTTACCAGACGAGTTACAGGATCGGGTCCTGCTGGCCGAGATGCCCTTGGTCGATATTTCATCGACAGCCGTACGCAGACGTCTGGCCAAAGGACATTCGGTACGCTTCATGATTCCTGATGAAGTACACCAATACATTGTAAGGAGCGGTTTATATGGCACTAAGCCGTGA
- a CDS encoding CvfB family protein — translation MSLIAGTVVSLPVSREVSPFGFFLTTGSEDVLLHYTELTRDIKIGETLEVFVFFDTEDRLAVTMKKPYLMLGEMARLVVADVHPRLGCFLEMGLGRQLLLPIRELPELEELRPQVGDEVFVIMEHDKQGRLRAKLAGERELSPLSFHAPTSWLNEWVEATVYKPLQMGTFVLVEGGVLGFGAIGMIHSSERSHMLRLGEKVKCRVTLVREDGRVNLAMTQLKQVGRNEDADKLLAFMKERPMGGMPYSDATPPDIIKQRFGISKSAFKRALGKLMKDGLVVQKESWTYLSESAPADQSENK, via the coding sequence ATGAGTTTGATTGCTGGAACAGTCGTCTCTTTGCCGGTTTCACGTGAAGTGTCTCCGTTTGGCTTCTTTTTGACGACAGGATCGGAAGATGTACTGCTTCACTATACCGAGTTAACACGGGATATTAAAATTGGTGAGACGCTTGAGGTATTTGTATTCTTTGATACAGAAGATCGTCTGGCCGTAACGATGAAAAAGCCTTATCTCATGCTTGGCGAAATGGCACGACTGGTTGTGGCTGATGTTCACCCACGACTGGGCTGTTTCCTGGAAATGGGCCTTGGACGGCAATTGCTGCTTCCTATTCGTGAATTGCCTGAACTGGAAGAACTGCGTCCTCAAGTGGGGGATGAAGTCTTTGTAATAATGGAACATGACAAGCAGGGACGTCTGCGTGCCAAATTGGCCGGGGAACGTGAGCTTTCACCATTGTCTTTCCATGCGCCAACTTCATGGTTAAACGAGTGGGTTGAAGCGACGGTATACAAGCCACTGCAGATGGGTACTTTTGTACTTGTAGAGGGCGGTGTACTGGGCTTTGGCGCAATTGGTATGATTCATTCATCCGAACGTAGTCATATGCTGCGTCTTGGTGAGAAAGTGAAATGTCGGGTGACACTGGTACGTGAAGACGGACGTGTGAATCTGGCCATGACTCAACTCAAACAAGTTGGACGTAACGAAGATGCAGACAAGCTGCTCGCTTTCATGAAAGAACGCCCTATGGGCGGCATGCCTTACTCGGATGCAACTCCGCCGGATATCATCAAGCAGCGCTTTGGCATCAGTAAGTCTGCTTTCAAGCGTGCCTTGGGGAAATTGATGAAGGACGGACTGGTGGTCCAAAAGGAAAGCTGGACATATCTGTCCGAATCTGCTCCTGCGGATCAAAGTGAAAATAAGTAA
- the rsfS gene encoding ribosome silencing factor, with amino-acid sequence MTVSSKELMNMAVAAADDKKASNIVALDLINVSLVADYFVICHGNSDTQVQAIATEIRKQAHAAGATIKGIEGMDSARWVLMDMGDVVVHIFHRDEREYYNIERLWSDAKVVETV; translated from the coding sequence ATGACAGTATCATCGAAAGAACTTATGAATATGGCGGTTGCTGCCGCTGACGACAAAAAGGCATCCAACATTGTAGCGTTGGATCTGATTAATGTTTCTCTGGTGGCAGATTATTTTGTTATTTGTCACGGGAATTCCGATACACAGGTACAAGCCATTGCCACTGAAATTCGCAAACAGGCTCATGCAGCCGGAGCGACGATCAAAGGTATCGAAGGTATGGATTCAGCACGTTGGGTATTGATGGACATGGGCGATGTTGTTGTTCATATCTTCCACCGTGACGAGCGTGAATACTACAACATTGAACGACTATGGTCTGATGCCAAAGTGGTGGAAACTGTATGA
- the yhbY gene encoding ribosome assembly RNA-binding protein YhbY, protein MLNGKQKRFLRSQAHHLTPVFQIGKGGTNEHLFRHIEDAIEKRELMKVQVLNNNDEDRKEMAEEVARETGSELVQLIGNTIILYKESRDNKQIELPR, encoded by the coding sequence ATGTTAAACGGTAAACAAAAGCGCTTTTTGCGGTCACAGGCACATCACCTGACCCCTGTATTTCAGATTGGTAAAGGTGGAACCAATGAGCACCTGTTCCGTCACATCGAAGATGCGATTGAGAAGCGCGAATTGATGAAAGTGCAAGTGTTGAACAACAATGACGAGGACAGAAAAGAGATGGCAGAAGAAGTTGCCCGTGAAACGGGAAGTGAGCTTGTACAACTCATCGGTAACACAATCATCCTGTACAAAGAATCGCGCGATAACAAACAAATCGAACTACCTAGATAA
- a CDS encoding class I SAM-dependent DNA methyltransferase, which yields MSYRKFAYVYDELMEDMPYPDWIRFARTAWEKHGMPKSVAELGCGTGSITIPLVNSGFEVTGIDLSSDMLSVARSKMEATPQGHRLYREGSVRWVQQDMREWRVPEPVDSVISFCDCVNYLLEQEDVVRTFQRTYEMLKPGGTFLFDVHHPNTLIRYDEEQPFVLDERSVSYIWTCDLDQDRCEIEHHLSIFSRVDDGNKDMYQRFEEVHVQRAYNPDWMKLELSKAGFRDVKVYADFEWKEAGDSAQRLFYVAVK from the coding sequence ATGTCTTACCGGAAATTTGCCTATGTGTATGATGAATTAATGGAAGATATGCCTTATCCGGACTGGATAAGGTTTGCAAGAACAGCATGGGAAAAGCATGGAATGCCCAAAAGTGTCGCTGAACTTGGCTGTGGAACGGGCTCCATTACGATCCCGCTCGTGAACTCCGGTTTCGAAGTTACAGGCATTGACCTCTCATCAGATATGCTGTCGGTTGCACGCAGCAAGATGGAGGCTACGCCTCAGGGTCATCGCTTGTATCGCGAGGGCAGTGTCCGTTGGGTGCAGCAGGATATGCGGGAATGGCGAGTTCCGGAACCTGTGGATTCGGTGATATCTTTCTGTGATTGTGTCAATTATTTGCTTGAACAAGAAGATGTCGTTCGTACTTTCCAGCGGACATACGAAATGCTGAAGCCTGGTGGAACGTTCCTGTTTGATGTGCATCATCCCAATACCCTTATTCGTTATGATGAGGAGCAGCCTTTTGTACTGGATGAGCGCTCCGTATCTTATATTTGGACTTGTGATCTGGACCAGGATCGCTGTGAGATTGAGCATCATCTCAGTATTTTTTCGCGTGTGGATGATGGTAACAAGGATATGTACCAGCGGTTTGAAGAAGTTCATGTCCAGCGTGCATATAATCCGGACTGGATGAAGCTGGAGTTATCCAAGGCAGGTTTTAGAGACGTGAAGGTATATGCGGATTTTGAATGGAAAGAGGCCGGAGACAGCGCACAGCGCTTGTTCTACGTTGCTGTGAAGTAA